The nucleotide sequence AAACCTTCAAGTTGCTCAGTTTTTGACACAATGCTTCTGAAATTCAAATGTCCACCAAGCAATCCTTTAGGTTTGAGTCGTTTGTCCCTCAAGGCTATAAAAGCCTTGTGGGTATTAAAGTCAGTATGAATATGAGACCCACAGGACCATGACGTTTTGGATTACTTGATTGACCAgattaaatacactgtaaaaaataagtgtaattttaactgtaaaattttgtaaaaacgctacggaaaaaaactgataataggttaacagtaagttcccgtactatatacagggaaaaactgtaaaagatctaacaaagcatttaatgtaaatttacagtaaaattctgttaattatacagcttttagaagtaaaaaacgaacaaatcaatgtataatttacagtctaaaactgtaaactgatattcccagaattccctgcgtgacactccacgtttgaaagtattttgtttaaataatcatgtttttaaatagttcttgttatcagttatgtacatttgagctttatgttacatcttctgttgcttaatgaaagttttttgcattatttaagtatcacgtgtgttaccatgatggtgttttgtgtttccataaatgtgcaccttctatatgttaatatatacttctgcttgtggtgaagctacttgtgatgagctttgatacttcatgtggctttctcttatacagtaccatctttattattatggtggttgtcagtattttcaaggtacaaaacagatttaattttgtgtgttgttgaatttactggtttatattcacattttcttgtttgtaaattacagctttatattgtaaaattaacagtgtttgacgtaaatgtgtttacagttttctgtatttttacaaaattattctggcaaccacagctgccaaaaagtttttgtaaaaacaacaagaaattttttacagtgtacatacaTACTACACACATTTATACTAAAAAGATCATACATTTTTAGCTCTACAAAGGAAGTAATTACTAAGTAATTACCTACGTACctactttattactttattagcTGTTCTGTTCAGACAGTGCTCCTCTGCACAACTTGAAGTCCAGGTAAAAATTTCAACAATCTATTCATGTTCATCTGTTTGTGTGTACTACATTTAAGTAAAAAACAAAGCTGAATGGTTCTAGAGCATCACTACTCTCTAAAGAAATATAGTTTTCAGTAAATTGTACAGTAACTTGTTTAGTCTTGGTCCGCCATGCACAGTATTTTGGGCACAGTATTCAATGCACTACTTCACAGTAGTTCACTTATGCAAGCTTTATTATGACCCAAATCAACTGGCCGTGTCTCCTCAGATGACATCACTCTCACTGTGGATGGGAAAGACACATATGACGAAGTGAAGAAGTCGGGCAGGTACAGGTAAGGCCATTCACACCTCTGCTGCTCATGCTGCTAATGTTTAGTATGGTTCTTATTTAAAGTGGATTTTTTTCAGAGAGTGCAAGAGAACCCAAGGTGTGTCCACTACAGACCTGGTCGGTCGCATGCTGCTTATGACCAAAGCTCATCACAGCAACATGGTAAGGCCCGAAACATACTCAAAATATGTAAATGCAGAAGGCTCTCACTAGACAAGCTTGATTTCAAACATGTCAGACCTCAGTTCATAATTCAAGTACATGTTGGGTTGTAACACCCAGTTTTATGGAAACAATTACAATCATACTGTTTTTTACCATTATTTGTTATAATGTTCATATTCACCCTACTTTAACTTACTTATTAATGCGAGTTTGCTTGTCACTTTGGCATCATGTTTACACCATTGTCACCTCCACATTATGTCCGTAACTCTCTCACTGGTATTGAATTGGACCTGATCATAAAAAGTAACTGTTCAAAGATCTGTtcgagtttttaaaaaaatatctagaaTACTGATTGTTTGTCATGACACAGAATTACAAAAATGCACATTAAGTATGTAAATGCTTACAATACACCGGCCAAGCATTCACATCTACTTTTGCATACTTGTTTAGGGTTTGTTTCTGATATGTCTCTAGTACTGTATGCTATAATTACACATTGTCTAATTGGACATtcatttcttcctttcttttgtcTGCAGGGCAGATCAGACTatcaacaacacacagacaattTTGGAAGAGTGAGTGTTTTATTCTCTTTTGGGTTGTTCTTGtggtcttaatatttttttttctaaatgttttgaaGTACAATAGAGAGGATTTCTTTGGTAGTTTGGTTATAATAAATTATTCTGCCAGTACTACAGTAATGAATTAATTTGTGTGCAAAACCATATTGCCATAACCAAATCAGCATGGCAAGCCTGCCATTATGATTTTGCAGgtatctgttttttttgttgttgttgttgttgttgttttgaaataCAAATGCCAATAGGGagctgtcacgctgtctggtctctgtttccctgagtctcaactagtggtctcacttccccataggcacctcaccgtaggcactacaattcccacaaagccttgtcccttcatcacagtaattgcactcctgttaattgcaatcttcacttgatagtcattaccctgcctatattaactggtctgtttctgtttgttttcattgagtcctttctttccgtcacccagtttcctcgccaTCTTCCGAGTTTCCTGTTCCAGTTCCTATTCCTGTTCCattccttgtttgtttgtttggattgatttttggttttgacccctgcttgttggattctgatttggattacccatttggatctctcgtcttCTGTGTTTCCCTGGGATCCGATTGTAACAGGAGCCCAGAATTCcatagtataaataatataaaattgatTAGTCATTCTCAGATCCCCCTCTCccacctacactgtaaaaaatttcttgttgtttttacaaaaactttttggcagctgtggttgccagaataattttgtaaaaatacagaaaactgtaaacacatttacgtcaaaaacggttaattttacaatataaagctgtaatttacaaacaagaaaatgtgaatataaaccagtaaattcaacaacacacaaaattaaatctgttttgtaccttgaaaatactgacaaccaccataataataaagatggtactgtataagagaaagccacatgaagtatcaaagctcatcacaagtagcttcaccacaagcagaagtatatattaacatatagaaggtgcacatttatggaaacacaaaacaccatcatggtaacacacgtgatacttaaataatgcaaaaaactttcattaagcaacagaagatgtaacataaagctcaaatgtacataactgataacaagaactatttaaaaacatgattatttaaacaaaatactttcaaacgtggagtgtcacgcagggaattctgggaatatcagtttacagttttagactgtaaattatacattgatttgttctttttttacttctaaaagctgtataattaacagaattttactgtaaatttacattaaatgctttgttagatcttttacagtttttccctgtatatagtacgggaacttactgttaacctattatcagtttttttccgtagcgtttttacaaaattttacagttaaaattacacttattttttacagtgtaggattGTTTACTTGCTTTTCTGCTTTGCCCTTTTATTCCTTCTTCTGCTAGCATTCACATGCCTCTGCCAAGTTGGGacataaaaaaagctttattgtcTTCACAGTCCATAATCAGAGACTGAGCCATGAATGGCACCTCTGTTTCTGAGTTTAACATTGAGTAAATAATTCCTAGTCATTGAATCCAAATGGAGAGAGAAAAGTTCTTTAATGTCCCAAGACCTTCactggtagtgaaaaaaaaaacacccattgcAAAGGACTCAGACTTGACTTAGGTGCAGATGCACTGTATGTCTAGAGTGCTGACTACAATGTTATGGTTTTTCAGTCATTATTGTGTGCTCTTGacatcagaagaagaaaaaaaaatgcttgttggCTTATTCAAAGGGCCGCTGGTTTAACACATCTTCTTGGCCCTAACAGAACCACCAAAGTGCTCTTATCATTCATCATGGTCTTTATATTGTGTTTGAGTAGAATAAATGTATTACTATATAAAAAAGTGCATTATTAGCAATGAttagttaaatgtttaattattaatatttattgttgtaataTTTGTTATCATTTCTGTACTGCTCACCACAGGGTCCTAAAGGCCACAGTCCCTGGACAGGAGTGTCACAGTTCCTGCAGACGTCCCAAAAAATCATCCAGTTTGCCTCAGGAAAGGAACCACAGCCAGGAGACACAATCATCTATGTGGCTGGAGCTTTTGACCTATTTCGTATCCTTACCTGCTTCGACAGTAATAAGAGCAACCAAAATTTCttccattaaaaacaaaagaatataatattatttaaatctttggaaaaaaaagggaactaaattaatttctaaaagagattttaaacaaTCTGGTGGAGTTGTAGATTGTCAGTAAATAACAAATTAtgtgtctgttcctcacacaaattTTATTGACTTCAGGTGATTGAACAGACAGAATGAATGACAGAAGGGTGAATTTTTCCTTGTAAGATAGAGAGTTGGTGAGCATTGGCTACTCACAACATCATCAAGAGGTATTACAGCTATTACactactgaaaataaaataacttggATACAGGACAGGTCCCCCTTTTATAAAAAGGtataaaaatcacttttatgtaaaaaaaaagaaaaaaaaagaaaaaaaaaggtatttaaataACCTCACTGGGCCATTGACAGTGTTATTACGGTTACTCTGTTCATTCTCTTATCTATTGCCATTTTTATTTGGCAGACTGGGAACTTCATGTTAAAtgctctgcagaaaaaaaaaaaaaagttctttcaaATGCACAGTGTGTGAACATTCTGAAGGATTAAAGCAAACAGCTAGCACAGAATATAGATTCATTATGCTGTCAttctttgacatttaaaaataatgaatcgacaattgttcattttatttagagTTTTTACATGGGCTGCATGTGCATTTTCTGAGAACATATGAGTAAGACAATATTCATGTTGTCCTCTTTACCCTGATGCAAATCAGATATTGGCCATGTGGATTTCCTGGATGCAGTGTCCCAGCTTTCAGAAAAGCCATATGTTATTGTTGGCTTGCACTTTGATCAGGTAAGCTGAATACAGGAAAatcttagaaatatatttaaaataaaaattttcttggTTGAGCACAATGCTGATTGTCTTTCAAAGAACATAAGAGAAtaagagaaggagaaagaggaactgcatgtttgtttgtttttattattattatcatcacttTAGGAGGTGAATCGTTACAAGGGGAAAAACTATCCAATAATGAACATCCATGAGAGGACTCTGAGTGTGCTGGCCTGTCGAGTGAGCATTAATCTTTTGCATTGCAGTTAATCCCCATTTATGtcttgttttatataaatagcttgatattaattaatttctatattttgttttcaaatcTCCCAGTATGTCTCTGAGGTTGTTATAGGAGCACCCTATGCTGTCACAAAAGACTTATTGGACCATTTCAAGGTAAATACTCTTCCACTGTTTTAAATTTGATTCTTGACTTTTTGTCAGACTTGATTAAGAGTTGGATAGAACACTGGTTTTTGACCATCAGCATAAAAAATGTGGCCATTAGTCATGTTCACacaaatgtttttagcattaaCAAATATACCTTGTATAACCCATAAAATGATGACAATTAATTttctgttacaattataaaattaattgcatctactaattaaaactaaatgttacagtaaataaaataatttttacatttattttccagAGGAACTTTGTGTAGAGTTGTGTGAAGACTCACCCACAACCTCAGATAAGAGGACTCTGTATAAATTAGCTGATTTGAGATTAAGATCAGACACattcttaatttgtggccacaatatttttttccacatgtcaatctctttttttttttagagatgcaatttgatttgatttgcgaCCATGATAGGTCATGCAGCTAATTTCATAGATTTTATTCTAATTTACTTCACACACTAgtgatttaaaaagtttttctagtaatgtatttataatactgTTATAATGAGGTATTCAGGGTTTGGAGTAATACACTGTCCCCATGGTATAGGTAGACCTGGTGTGCCATGGAAAAACTGAAGTGTTTCCAGACAGAGATGGATCAGACCCATATGCTGTAAGTGTCATGATAGGATAATTATTCAAAATTCTAACACaatacacttttatttcataATCTGTGCTTGTTTTCTGTGCACAGGTACCCAGGAAAATGGGAATATTGCGAACAGTGGATAGTGGAAACAGTCTTACCACTGATGTCATTGTGCAGAGGATCATCAAAAACAGGTGTTATATTAAGCTCTGACCTGTTAACATGCAGGAAGCCACTGGTGACCACTTTCTTTGTTTACTGTCATTTGCAGCATTTACTTAATGAATGCAAAGGGTACAATATTGTTAAATGAGCACTGGAATAAAAGCTTCATTTGACTTAATTCTTCTTTAAACCTCTTGATCTCACAACACATAAACATCCACATTTCACTAACCACATGGACATTTTACTGATACTTGCCACCAAAGCACACAGATTGCAAAGTTGATTCTGTCTAATttgttatatattgttttttaaaaattgaaGTAACACAGATTAATTGATCTTGCCTGCTTTGagacaaatgtattattaatgattGTTCaagaaaattaaatctgttttcaaATAACTGATGAGTATGTAAAAGGATGTGCTTGTGGGTGTGCGATTTAGAGATAATCACCAAATTTATaatcaaacaatataaaaaaatatatattaataatttcatctaataaaatattttatttattgttagtatatatatagtatagtatatagtagtttctttcttcattctatctggtttctttttatttattatataataaaaaaaaacttgctatgtgtactgcgttaagctaactgcgacttgtcatagcacttgcatatcattgctctgttgattttgattgcttccattttcctcatttgtaagttgctttgcataaaagcatctgctaaatgactaaatgtaaaatgtaaaatagtacaTACTTTGCTTAAGCAATTTTAAGGTGTGCTTTTAGACCTGCTGTATCTGACTTCTTAAATTTGTAAATATTCTATGAGTGAAAATGTTCAATaacaataaagttttattttgttgGTCACACCTAAGGTGACTTTTAAATCTAAGAAAAATCATTCAGTATTTCTTTTACAGTAAATTGTAATGGACAATCACGGTCAGGAATGATCAATACAATGCTCACATTATTCCTTCATTTGCCTACCAGGCTGCTGTTTGAGGCCAGAAACCAGAAAAAAGAGGCCAAAGAGATGGCGGTAATCCAGGCCATGAAGCGACGAGAAGAAGACAAGGCTAAAGAGAGAGCGCAGGCTGTGCTGTAGGGAAGAAAAAAAGTTCATCAGAGACTAACAAAACCCAGTACATGCAGTTGACTTTTTTCTAATGTGTCCAGATTTTGGACTTACATACCGTCAGAATACCAGCAGCTGAGAGCTCCTTTTATTGACGAATTAGCATGTGTTGTCTTGGGAGCATCTGCTTTTGTGAACCACTCTCGCACTCTCCACCTGAAGGACCAATTCAACATTTCTTGAAGGCAGTGGGCCATTTCCATCAGATCTGTTTACTAAGTAAAGAAGTAGGCTGGAACTTGTCCTGCACTTTGCTGTGTGCAGGATGTTGCCACTCTGGTGACCAACATGACCTACGTGGCCTTTACCTCCACATGTAACTCCAGAGTTATTCTAACCTTTGCTTGGAAATCAACACTCCTGAAGATCTGAATTCATCAGAAAAGCACTACAGTCTGCTGTCCTAAAACACTGTATTAATTATAAAGATTTAATATTTATCTGTCATTATTAATGGCTAATCCTCATatgaagtatttttcattgtaataTACAACAAAGTGAATCgttctattaaaaatatatgaaaataatagtTAAGATATGGTGTTCATcaaacttgcattttaatatgtttttttttatgtttatgtttttgtttattatagttTTTGAACTTAACCATTATAACTAGTCAAAAGGATATACTATATTTCAGGAAGTTTTTGTTAAAAGTTCCCAAGGgtatagttcacaaaaaaataaataaataaatattcactcATGGTATTCCACTCAAAAGTACCATAAAAGTTGATATGTCTTGTACTTTATTTTCCCAAACTTCTTCTGTTAAACAAGAATTTTGTGTGAGAAAACAGCATGAAATGTTAGTCTTATTTACTGCTAACGTTTACTGCCACAGTTCTCAAAATTTATTgtggaaaaattaatttaaacttgcTAACCTGTTGTCAGGATCAGCAGGTGAAAATGTCACGTTCATTATTCACTTTTGTTTTGGGGAAAATATCACTTCACCCTGTCTGCCTAACATATCCTGTAATTCACAGAagaatttgaatattgatttaaaagtACATGCTAATTTTGTTTTGTGGTGAAATACTTCCTTTAGGGTTTAAAGAGGTTTAAAgtttctgttttaaatgtattaaaaattaaattatactaCATCTAGTTCTTAGAGTGAACATGCTGATCAAGAGTTAGTTccttgttttctattttatttagaatGATTTTGGAAGGCAATTTGAGATCAGCATGTTAAGCTGAGCCACGTTATACACGAAGACAGACATACACTCCTTTACAAGTCTGCATAcagttttgagtttgtttcttatgAAGGTGTGTACACCATACCCAAAATTACTTGTGCAGAATGAGTAACCAATTATAGCCACAATAGGTCTTCCTATCAGTGGAAATATGTGTAAAATTCATAGAAACCACAATGGACTGAAACCAACTCAACCTGTTTTGATGTGCTGTGATATATAAAGTGTATAAACCTCAATCATGGAACCAACTACTGTCTAAATATAATGGTTTCAGggattatattattttaagtcaacactgaactgacttacattgttttgttttcatgtacaatttttaattatattaaaatataaaagtttttttttttttttttttttttaataataacccACTGTTTTTGTTAACATATTAGTCAACTTGAAATATACTGgaacttaatttttaattgaaCAATTATTAAAGTTACTTTCTGATTTTGGGAAATCAaatgaaaagtttattttatttatttgtttatttttatttctgataaCAAAACAGGAATTGATAACACGGGATCATAATAACTGATATCAGCTAATCTCCTTGTTTAGTTTTatgggatttaaaaaaatgcaaataaataaatatccaaatATGTAATAGATCACATCTgcctaaataaatatttaactgtttgtctatttgtctatatatttatttatttatttgccatttgtaTATAAATAGTCTAACAAAGGAagcaaattgtattattttttaaagcaatgcaCCTTTGTTAATCGTTTTATTGTAACGTATTGCGTCACCAATTAGAGGGCACATTTAATTAAAGTCCCTATTATGTCCAATGACGTCACATCATTGAACCGCATATTGAACAGGCGTGTTGCGTGAGTTCTACCAAAAACACTGCATGTTTTAAATACGATTTTAACTAGCCTATATAaaagttttagaaatgtttcaatgttttgaCGTTTTAACTTCCCTGCAGGtaagttaaatataaatttgtACTTTAAAAGACAGTGATGACTTGAGTAGTAGGCTATAGTTAATTCATATAATGTTGTCGTTGAATCTCGTGGAGGCATGTCTCGCGGCTGTGCTGACGTGCCTGAATCTGCGAAATGAAGATAAAAGGTCCTGCAATCAGAAGAATGCTCGAATTGAGTGCGAGACGAACGTGCACAGAGTCCTCATACTGGGTAACTCTGAGTTGAGATATCTACACTGTTCTTGTGTTGCCATAGGCGAAATCGTTGAAATCTAGCAatgtatttgtagttttttttttttttctctgatttctGCAATAGTAACTTTACCCTGTTTAATACTACTGTGCAATATTTTATTCGAAAAATAGGTACTCCAGAGAGTGGCAAAAGCACATTAATCAAACATATGAAGATCATCTACAGCCATGGCTTTACAAAACAAGAGCTCATCAGCTTCAAGGTGCAGCACTAACTTATTTAAATTGGTTGATATTCATTATCATTTTGCGTTTACTGATACAGCGTCAGAACAGTTGGAATTCTTACAGTGTGTTAATATAGGGTTTTGTCAGGCTTACTGCATTAGTTCTCAACATCAGAACTAGAGGTGCATGCAGTGTTTAGGAAAAGTTACACTATTGCATTTATTTCCTCCCTTTAAAAGTAACTCACTCTTTTAAGTTATATTCATTTTGAGTTAACTTTTTTCACCTGGGCTGCACTTGCTAAcaacaaatattaacaataacaCAATTTTTTCTGGTAATtctaaaatgtgatgtttaaCTGAATACATTTTTGCTTATTCATATGGTTGAAATGGACCATCAAAGATGTTTGGGGAAAATTCTCAGCTTGCATTTCACTGACTTCATTAATTCTTTTGaaatactgaatctgtttttgagcAAGTTGGATAAGAAAATAatgttcacatttagtctagaactacaatAACCATGTTTTACCTGCGCACACAGCCTCTGCACCTTATGTCTCACAACATGGAAACAATAGAGATCTCAATCAAGAAACAAATTGAAAGTTATTTGCAAATAAGAGCACAGGCTGCAACCATAGACGGTAAAGAAAACAGGCTGCAACATGatctatatttataatataccaCCACATGCCATTCTTCATTGCCCTAATAACTTTATAGTAAAGCTCCTAATATACatcaataaaaagttaattaGCTGTATTTTGATTCACTCCATatttaagggggaaaaaagtgttttaaatgtgtACAGTTACTTTAAGCTAATTGTGTCTAAACCACAAACTAAATATTAAAGACCGAAAACTCAAACAGTATTTAAACATGAACCATTCATAATGCAATAAATCTATGTTTAACAGTCATGTTTTGTGCTTTACTGAAATGTGTCATGGCTTGTATGATATGAATAGTAAACCATATTTGACTATGCTGTAAGTAACAGTGCTACCACATTAGTGTATCACTATTACCACACTGCATGTTGTACCATTCTCCAAATGCTTAATGTGTGTTTGACTTCTAAATGTACAGCCTGCTGTGTTGGATAACCTGCTGACAAATATGAAGTTTGTGCTGCATGGCATGGGAATGCTGCGCATTAATTTGTCAAACAAGAAAAACAAGGTGAGTTATGCAGACTATTCCGTCCATAACGATGTGCATGGCAGTTCTGCAGTTCCCAAATTTGGATTAATTGCGAAAAGGCCTCTTTCTGTTTTCTGTCTCAAAACTAAACATGATTACAGTGACAttaaaaacgaatttctgaaCATGCACGTGACACCAAATTGGCTTATTTGTATCTCAACTTTCTATTCTATATCTACACCTAAAAGCATTCTAAACTcctatattatgcattatattgtGGGAAAATATTGTGTGGTTATAATatagaacattataaaaacaaacgGCAATTGTCATTTAGGTACTGTAGGACCAGGTATGTGCCATGAACTTTTAGACTGAGCAAGAGTTCTAATACACATTATAATTTGCCCAAAACAAACTATATCAGTTAATGTTGTGAAAGTATTACTGAACAGGCAGGGTTACAAATATGGGACAGAAATGCCTTCTTTTCAACTCTTATTAttctgcttttttgtttgttttaatcatgatccaatttaaaattattaatattattatttttttttttgacctttaTACGACCAGGCCAGGTCTTGACAGAAGTTTAGACCGATTCAAAAACAGGTCATTCTGATTTTTGCTATGTTTTTATAGGTCCATGCACATGCAGTCTTGTCATGTAAGTGTTGTGTAGGAGAAGATATGGAGCTACTGCCATTTGTGGCTCATTCATTCTGCAGTTTGTGGGGGGATCTGGGCATCAGGGCAGCAGTGGTCAGAGGCCATGAGTTCCAGCTCAATGATTCTGCACTATAGTGAGTATTTACTTTTCTGCCATTTGTACCATTGCATAATGAAGCTATAGTTTCTTTTGAATGCCACTGTTTTCTTCACTGACATTATAAATTAGTTAGTAAGAGCTAAGCTCGGCTCACTTGCAAAATCAGATgtcctcaatacccatggctgaattGCCCtttagcaaggcactgaacccccagttgctccccgggtgttggatctatagctgcccactgctccggatgtgtgttcgtggtgtgttcacttctcattgctgtgtatgtgcacttggatgggtgaaatgcagagcaccaattgcGAGTATggattaccatacttggcaaatgtcacaactttcactttaCCAACAGTAATTATAGATGCTGTATAGAATATAAGCTTTTATTTGACCGGGACATCTGTCCTACCACTGGGCTGAGTAATCATGAAGTATTTTTCTGCATCCTGATAGCCATATTAATAATGTcacatttattacagtaaaattctcCCCATGAAGAGATATTGAAGTGTGTAATGTTTGTCCCTGGAAACGATGATGCAGTCATTGAAAACTATATGTTCCTGTAGCAATGCCCCAGTttcaggggcgtagattacacGGGGGATGTGTCCCCCACACTTTTGATAACACGGAAATTCGTCCCCCACACTTTATCGGTCAATTGTGTTcgtatagaggttttcaagagctggagtgaataaattaaaattttaaactcaaagagacaggatagtttGCGCATGACCTGATGTTTTATTTGGACCTAGAAGGCGAGACGAACATCACAGAGCGCTAAACTcccctgcagtgtgtgtttcattcatgcTCTAAGCCAGAAGCGCTCTCGCGCGCAAAAAAAATCAtaccaggaaactcctaatatggacaacAGGGTCCAACTATCgttgtatgaaaacagttgtttatacagaaaaaccttttatacagtctatgagaAAATCAGACACGATTgtgacaatgtgttttttttttttttttcaagtcatctccagcaggtgataaagtatatgaaaaatgctattattacagtataaaaactattctgccttattatgtgataaaaaagtgtttgtagtatataaacaaatcattattatttgttgtctggtgatttatagatttctaagccaattaaaagctagaaatttgagaaatttaagttgcctatagtatcctaccagtcagaa is from Carassius auratus strain Wakin chromosome 28, ASM336829v1, whole genome shotgun sequence and encodes:
- the LOC113047107 gene encoding ethanolamine-phosphate cytidylyltransferase isoform X1; this translates as MMKNGHHVSSAPASADCSPEKRRRTVRVWCDGCYDMVHYGHSNQLRQAKAMGDYLIVGVHTDEEISKHKGPPVFTQAERYKMVRAIKWVDEIVEGAPYVTTLETLDKYCCDFCVHGDDITLTVDGKDTYDEVKKSGRYRECKRTQGVSTTDLVGRMLLMTKAHHSNMGRSDYQQHTDNFGRGPKGHSPWTGVSQFLQTSQKIIQFASGKEPQPGDTIIYVAGAFDLFHIGHVDFLDAVSQLSEKPYVIVGLHFDQEVNRYKGKNYPIMNIHERTLSVLACRYVSEVVIGAPYAVTKDLLDHFKVDLVCHGKTEVFPDRDGSDPYAVPRKMGILRTVDSGNSLTTDVIVQRIIKNRLLFEARNQKKEAKEMAVIQAMKRREEDKAKERAQAVL
- the LOC113047107 gene encoding ethanolamine-phosphate cytidylyltransferase isoform X2, with translation MMKNGHHVSSAPASADCSPEKRRRTVRVWCDGCYDMVHYGHSNQLRQAKAMGDYLIVGVHTDDDITLTVDGKDTYDEVKKSGRYRECKRTQGVSTTDLVGRMLLMTKAHHSNMGRSDYQQHTDNFGRGPKGHSPWTGVSQFLQTSQKIIQFASGKEPQPGDTIIYVAGAFDLFHIGHVDFLDAVSQLSEKPYVIVGLHFDQEVNRYKGKNYPIMNIHERTLSVLACRYVSEVVIGAPYAVTKDLLDHFKVDLVCHGKTEVFPDRDGSDPYAVPRKMGILRTVDSGNSLTTDVIVQRIIKNRLLFEARNQKKEAKEMAVIQAMKRREEDKAKERAQAVL